The following proteins come from a genomic window of Nitrospirota bacterium:
- a CDS encoding rhodanese-like domain-containing protein, with amino-acid sequence MKQVGYFIFSILVTFLSVTGTAGLEAVYAAETLPPEDVRSWQESNTSFLLVDVRARQLFTVKHIAGAINVPSFVIAKKGLPRDEKIVLYDSGIGSLEARDAAQKLSDAGYPSIYLLDGGLSRWEVLGFPLVMQVGVVDSRLVHSISAVELAQAMREGAAPLLIDLRTRELFAAGTIPGAMNVSPERLGSVVQGMAKDSLIVFFDGGNGIAGRQAEIMHNAGFKVARYLFGGFAAWQRMSK; translated from the coding sequence ATGAAACAGGTCGGGTACTTCATTTTCAGTATACTGGTAACCTTTCTTTCGGTTACGGGCACTGCGGGGCTCGAAGCCGTTTACGCAGCCGAGACGCTGCCACCGGAAGATGTGCGTTCATGGCAGGAGTCCAATACCTCGTTTCTTCTGGTGGATGTGCGGGCCCGTCAGCTCTTTACGGTCAAACATATTGCGGGAGCGATAAACGTACCGTCCTTCGTGATCGCGAAAAAAGGGCTGCCGCGTGATGAGAAAATTGTGCTTTACGACAGCGGAATCGGATCGCTCGAGGCAAGGGATGCAGCACAAAAGCTTTCCGATGCAGGGTATCCATCGATCTATCTGCTCGACGGGGGACTGTCACGCTGGGAGGTGCTTGGATTTCCCCTTGTAATGCAGGTGGGCGTTGTTGACTCGCGACTCGTTCATTCGATATCGGCCGTAGAGCTTGCCCAGGCTATGAGGGAGGGTGCGGCTCCCCTGCTGATTGACCTTCGTACCAGGGAGCTGTTTGCTGCCGGAACGATTCCCGGAGCGATGAACGTCTCTCCTGAAAGGCTCGGCTCGGTGGTGCAGGGGATGGCAAAGGACTCACTCATTGTTTTCTTTGACGGAGGCAATGGCATCGCAGGCAGACAGGCGGAGATCATGCATAACGCGGGATTTAAAGTAGCTCGCTATCTATTCGGAGGATTTGCGGCGTGGCAGCGCATGAGCAAATAG
- a CDS encoding Ig-like domain-containing protein yields the protein MKGIAWLMVMMQILFLLSPEVTGLSAPARAASLSIADGVTVKGNAGSQIVVRDTLNAGKAAMTSQKPAPAPGDWKGIKVERSAAGTQFKGTLLEYCGAEGSAGLEVRHNAPQIREVDVRNNSGAGIRLTDAASPVIQDSMITDNAQGIVTETGSKPSITNSILSGNITAVLNLDPGQTLTAAGNWWGHPTGPQDTSDDRPSGLYNPGGLGNPVSDGVNYSSWAAAIPILGSSFSIAEGSLTKTSEVTLNLGCLTCTEFRVSENSSFTGAVFQPLVPSFPYTLSSGDALKTLYVQYRASTGNTSAPLSAQIRLDTAGPVASVTNPANNAVVRRPATLSASATDPAGVRNVEFYVDGTLLCSDASTPFSCSWDIASVLDGGHTILVRAYDTLNHISEVAVPVSVAKTPPQAPAITSPINGTVLNTTATNILGSAEPGSTVSLYINNIFAGQVTANQMGLFQFFNVAVSEGTNYLSATASDSIGTSPLCQAVALTIDTGAPTAPTIYGSGALAGGKIKVDWAPGAGEVPTAYRVYRSTTLFSSTAQATLAYNNLGTLTITDTPALDGTYFYGITALDGAGNESPLSNIVSEQADRTAPTAAVHFTPSSPVGPGTIGVQLITSEPLATAPYLGLAPAGLTPTPIDLAQVSPTEWSGSFAVSAATPHGTAVLSFSAKDGMGNKGTQITAGSSIMIDTRGPSGSVQVTPSQSIYKTGAVSVGLTLNEAAAQTPVLQFRGPSGSLAAVTLSGSGASWSGTLDITQAMGDGNGVFVLQSLDNLGNIGSDVVSGGSLSLDVTPPTAPTALAAASKPEGRISLAWDAGQDAHSYRVYRVPSTDPLQLPAAPVASALSVKSYLDLPAADGSYRYAVTAIDQAGNESALSGSVTALSDRAAPTPPTGLALSLVDSNVQATWNAPIGEAALNYNLYRSTSPVLSVAGMTPVKKGIIQQSSSDVPPADAHYYYAVTALDGSGNESQPSGTVMIVYDLAPPVINVAGVADGQFVSGAVTPTVTISDASLESTTLTLDGMPYTSGAPIGGEGAHLLHIEAKDTAQRTTTRNIQFTIDLTDPQVDIANVIGGVHYTAPVTPAVTVFDQNLETTAVLLDGAPYQAGTVIGSDGSHTLIVTARDKAGRTKTASVAFTMDVASPPPSNLSIVATQQGPALLTWGGPASGDVAGYHVYKNGQRLTGSPLAAHTFKDDFYSNTAPVLYAITTVDTTGNESAPLQATVIPLEVALTGYGRLYGSDVRMSKHYIESIRAEVRNRHAAATTVGPLTFEIRDHVGTIAELTQAGTVSLPSGDATTLEKIVPVGTGIVDYRILTISAALPGQANTSVKYVASFNLNAFDPGRKVEVVNDPLIKGGMAKVRLSIYNHGSVPIEVLTALGGNPSPEVYVLLKDSDGNILAKGNLKHDGIGVLNYSGYSLAEIQPGGSFLSKPVEFVVPSNIPDRVYLEAFVSKIYYHYNKPEQVTGEALSGYSMVTVSNASYYATVSAEHSVYDQDTPVVLNGEARDTLTGAPAAHVPVKIGIGVKGFDRYLSATTDLFGKFSVTFTPVAGEAGIYRAWATHPSVYDKPVQSTFTIHGASFDPRTVNLRMSKNSSFTMPVSLKNLGETALTAVQLSVAGGAGVAGTLDKDSLDALAGGSSAGLRITMTAAFDAPDTSSATVTMTTTEGITRTLNFNIELLPALPTIDTDPDFLEVGVNRNNLKVVTFKLRNVGLAPLENIRIQPPSLPWIGMATATEIASLAQGESTDISVIFRPADAVAQGTHSDKLIIMSDNHVPYTMNIFTTVTATERGSVHFKAVDALNELVKGASIITGHQVLSGVILTGHTDTNGEIEFANIPIGLYNYKITAPGHEVVTGTFEVLPDGVTPVDVFMNNVFVTYEWSVTPMTITDNYEIKLEATFETQVPAPVLTIEPAYQSLELEIGSTYIGEYIVKNHGLVAIDDVKITPAFGPGLSVEVLVTELPRIGAGETVVIPYRITVNPFKSPEPVNPCSDIPVQINVGGGYYCLFGTWTGSGVTASTMVKPKDRYDPLGLCDTECDWCNCLVHPTAASLCKCLKTRDICTCSGLFGNDVADAVCDCAKTFGGDANALIGCAEKVVGGAAISGLKAAASLLDAFKNGFSCGLCLQKLLPSLPTLSTSASGGSGGGGSWGGYGSPGGGGFSVGGGCR from the coding sequence ATGAAAGGTATCGCCTGGCTGATGGTGATGATGCAGATATTGTTCCTGCTGTCGCCGGAGGTGACAGGACTTTCCGCACCGGCGCGGGCTGCGTCACTCTCCATTGCCGACGGCGTCACCGTTAAGGGGAATGCCGGCAGCCAGATAGTGGTCCGCGACACACTCAATGCGGGAAAGGCTGCGATGACCTCGCAGAAACCCGCTCCCGCACCGGGAGACTGGAAAGGCATCAAGGTGGAGCGGTCGGCGGCGGGTACCCAATTCAAGGGAACGCTCCTCGAATATTGCGGTGCGGAGGGCAGCGCCGGGCTCGAAGTGCGGCATAATGCTCCCCAGATCAGGGAGGTGGATGTCCGGAACAACAGCGGCGCCGGCATCCGTTTGACCGACGCAGCATCTCCCGTTATCCAGGATTCAATGATTACCGATAACGCACAGGGGATCGTAACCGAGACCGGCTCGAAACCCTCAATTACTAATTCAATACTGAGCGGCAACATAACTGCAGTCCTTAATCTCGATCCCGGCCAGACGCTTACAGCGGCGGGCAACTGGTGGGGACATCCAACAGGCCCCCAGGATACGTCTGATGACCGGCCCTCCGGCCTCTATAACCCGGGCGGATTGGGCAATCCCGTCAGTGACGGCGTGAACTATTCCTCGTGGGCAGCGGCCATTCCGATTCTGGGATCGTCATTCTCGATCGCCGAAGGAAGCCTGACCAAGACATCCGAGGTGACGCTGAACCTCGGCTGCCTCACCTGCACGGAATTCAGGGTGAGCGAAAACTCATCGTTCACGGGGGCGGTGTTCCAGCCCCTTGTGCCCAGCTTCCCGTACACCCTTTCGTCAGGCGATGCCTTGAAAACGCTTTATGTGCAGTATCGCGCAAGTACCGGTAATACCAGCGCCCCCCTGAGCGCTCAGATCCGGCTGGATACCGCCGGTCCCGTTGCTTCAGTAACAAATCCGGCTAACAATGCCGTCGTTCGGAGGCCTGCCACCCTCTCTGCTTCGGCCACCGATCCGGCAGGAGTCAGGAATGTCGAGTTCTACGTCGACGGGACATTGCTCTGCAGCGATGCCTCGACTCCGTTCAGCTGTTCCTGGGATATCGCATCAGTGCTCGATGGAGGCCATACTATACTGGTCCGTGCTTACGATACCCTCAATCACATAAGCGAGGTCGCGGTGCCGGTGAGCGTTGCGAAGACCCCGCCGCAGGCCCCGGCAATAACCTCGCCGATCAACGGCACGGTCCTCAATACAACGGCTACGAACATTCTGGGAAGCGCGGAACCGGGCTCCACGGTATCGCTCTATATCAATAATATCTTTGCAGGGCAGGTGACCGCCAACCAGATGGGGCTCTTCCAGTTCTTCAATGTCGCCGTATCCGAGGGCACGAATTATCTGAGCGCTACCGCCTCTGACAGCATCGGCACCAGTCCTCTCTGCCAGGCCGTCGCCCTCACGATCGATACCGGAGCCCCGACAGCGCCGACGATATACGGATCGGGTGCATTGGCCGGAGGCAAGATCAAAGTCGACTGGGCGCCGGGAGCGGGCGAAGTGCCTACGGCTTATAGAGTGTATCGCTCAACAACGTTGTTCAGCTCGACCGCACAAGCGACGCTTGCCTATAATAACCTTGGAACGCTGACCATCACCGATACCCCCGCGCTCGATGGAACGTACTTCTACGGCATAACCGCTCTCGATGGAGCGGGAAATGAGAGTCCGCTCTCAAACATAGTGAGTGAGCAGGCGGACAGGACGGCGCCGACCGCTGCCGTTCACTTCACTCCGTCTTCACCGGTCGGTCCGGGCACAATCGGGGTTCAGCTCATCACCTCAGAGCCTTTGGCGACCGCGCCTTACCTCGGTCTTGCCCCTGCCGGATTGACGCCGACGCCGATCGATCTGGCACAGGTATCGCCTACAGAGTGGAGCGGCTCCTTTGCCGTGAGTGCAGCGACTCCCCATGGCACTGCTGTTCTCAGTTTCTCGGCCAAGGACGGAATGGGGAATAAAGGCACGCAGATTACCGCCGGATCGAGCATCATGATCGATACGAGGGGACCCTCGGGCTCCGTACAGGTCACCCCGTCTCAGAGCATTTATAAAACAGGGGCCGTCAGTGTAGGCCTGACGCTTAACGAGGCTGCGGCCCAGACGCCGGTCCTTCAGTTCAGGGGGCCTTCGGGATCACTCGCTGCCGTAACCCTTTCAGGCTCCGGTGCTTCGTGGAGCGGCACGCTCGACATCACGCAGGCGATGGGCGATGGAAACGGGGTCTTTGTGCTCCAGTCACTGGATAATCTGGGCAACATTGGTTCAGACGTCGTCTCGGGGGGCTCACTCTCTCTCGATGTAACACCGCCGACTGCACCGACTGCCCTTGCAGCAGCCTCCAAACCCGAAGGGCGTATCAGCCTCGCCTGGGATGCGGGACAGGATGCTCATTCATACAGGGTTTACCGTGTGCCCTCCACCGATCCACTCCAGCTGCCGGCGGCCCCGGTCGCAAGTGCGCTCAGTGTGAAGAGCTATCTCGATTTGCCGGCTGCTGATGGCAGCTACCGTTACGCCGTTACTGCCATTGACCAGGCAGGAAACGAGAGCGCGCTTTCCGGCAGTGTGACCGCGCTCTCTGATCGCGCTGCTCCCACACCCCCGACGGGCCTCGCGCTCTCTCTCGTGGACAGCAATGTTCAAGCGACATGGAATGCTCCGATAGGGGAGGCTGCGCTGAACTACAATCTCTATCGCTCAACCTCGCCGGTCCTTTCGGTTGCGGGAATGACCCCGGTAAAGAAAGGGATTATCCAGCAGAGTTCCTCCGATGTACCTCCTGCTGATGCCCACTACTACTATGCAGTGACTGCACTTGACGGCTCCGGAAATGAGAGCCAGCCCTCGGGGACGGTCATGATCGTCTATGACCTCGCTCCACCGGTAATCAATGTTGCGGGAGTCGCCGATGGGCAGTTTGTATCCGGTGCGGTGACTCCGACGGTGACGATCTCTGATGCGAGCCTCGAAAGCACCACCCTTACTCTGGACGGCATGCCGTATACGAGCGGCGCACCTATCGGAGGAGAAGGGGCGCATCTGCTTCATATCGAAGCGAAGGATACGGCGCAGAGGACGACGACAAGGAATATCCAGTTTACCATCGACCTCACGGATCCGCAGGTTGATATCGCCAACGTGATCGGCGGCGTACATTATACCGCGCCGGTGACCCCGGCCGTTACGGTTTTCGATCAGAACCTCGAGACGACAGCTGTCCTTCTGGATGGCGCTCCTTACCAGGCGGGAACGGTGATCGGCAGCGACGGAAGCCATACGCTCATCGTTACCGCACGGGATAAGGCCGGCCGCACGAAAACAGCATCGGTAGCGTTCACTATGGATGTCGCCTCGCCGCCGCCGTCGAATCTGAGCATTGTCGCAACCCAGCAGGGACCGGCTTTGCTCACCTGGGGGGGCCCGGCTTCGGGCGATGTCGCCGGCTATCATGTCTACAAGAACGGACAGCGACTGACAGGCTCTCCCCTGGCAGCGCATACCTTCAAGGATGATTTTTACAGCAATACCGCTCCGGTCCTCTATGCGATAACTACGGTTGACACGACCGGCAATGAAAGCGCTCCTTTGCAGGCTACCGTCATTCCTCTCGAGGTGGCGCTCACCGGGTATGGCCGTCTGTACGGTAGCGATGTCAGGATGAGCAAGCACTATATCGAGAGCATCAGGGCCGAGGTCCGCAACCGCCATGCCGCCGCAACGACAGTCGGTCCGTTGACCTTCGAGATCCGGGACCATGTCGGCACCATTGCCGAACTCACTCAGGCCGGCACCGTCTCTCTGCCTTCAGGCGACGCCACGACACTGGAAAAAATAGTTCCCGTGGGCACCGGCATTGTGGACTACCGGATACTCACTATTTCAGCCGCTCTCCCGGGCCAGGCCAACACGTCGGTCAAGTATGTTGCGAGCTTCAATCTCAACGCCTTCGATCCGGGAAGAAAAGTTGAGGTCGTAAACGATCCCCTCATCAAGGGCGGCATGGCCAAAGTGCGGCTCAGTATTTACAACCATGGCTCGGTCCCGATCGAAGTGCTGACTGCGCTCGGAGGAAATCCTTCGCCCGAAGTTTATGTGCTTCTGAAGGATAGTGACGGAAATATTCTGGCCAAGGGTAATCTTAAGCACGATGGGATAGGAGTCCTGAACTACAGCGGCTATTCGCTCGCCGAGATACAGCCCGGCGGCAGCTTCCTGAGCAAACCCGTCGAGTTCGTTGTTCCTTCGAACATTCCCGACAGGGTGTACCTGGAGGCATTCGTATCGAAGATATACTATCACTACAACAAGCCGGAACAGGTCACCGGTGAAGCGCTGAGCGGTTACAGCATGGTTACCGTGAGCAATGCCTCTTACTATGCCACGGTGAGCGCCGAACACTCAGTCTATGATCAGGATACGCCTGTAGTGTTGAACGGCGAGGCGCGCGACACGCTCACCGGTGCGCCGGCGGCTCATGTGCCGGTCAAGATAGGCATAGGGGTCAAAGGGTTCGACCGCTACCTGTCAGCTACCACGGACCTTTTCGGCAAGTTCAGTGTTACCTTTACTCCCGTTGCAGGTGAGGCCGGCATCTACCGGGCCTGGGCGACCCATCCGAGCGTTTATGACAAACCGGTACAGAGCACCTTTACCATTCACGGCGCCAGCTTCGATCCGCGCACTGTCAACCTGAGGATGTCGAAGAATTCGAGCTTCACGATGCCGGTCTCACTCAAGAACCTCGGCGAGACTGCCCTCACAGCAGTTCAGTTAAGCGTGGCGGGAGGGGCCGGAGTTGCCGGAACACTGGATAAGGATTCGCTGGATGCGCTGGCGGGCGGATCGTCCGCAGGGCTCCGCATAACCATGACAGCGGCCTTTGATGCTCCCGACACGAGCTCGGCAACGGTCACCATGACGACGACGGAGGGGATAACGAGGACTCTTAACTTCAATATTGAGCTCCTGCCGGCGCTGCCGACGATCGACACCGATCCCGACTTCCTCGAAGTGGGAGTGAACAGGAACAACCTCAAGGTGGTTACGTTCAAGCTGAGGAATGTCGGCTTGGCTCCCCTGGAAAACATAAGGATCCAACCGCCTTCACTGCCGTGGATCGGTATGGCGACGGCGACCGAGATCGCTTCGCTCGCCCAGGGCGAAAGCACGGATATCAGTGTCATATTCAGACCTGCCGATGCCGTTGCCCAGGGGACCCATTCGGATAAACTCATCATTATGAGCGATAACCATGTGCCCTATACCATGAACATCTTTACTACGGTGACGGCAACCGAGAGAGGAAGCGTCCACTTCAAGGCGGTTGATGCGCTCAATGAGCTCGTGAAGGGCGCAAGCATCATCACCGGCCACCAGGTGCTGAGCGGCGTCATCCTCACGGGACATACCGACACGAATGGTGAAATCGAGTTTGCGAACATCCCCATAGGGCTCTACAATTACAAGATTACGGCGCCGGGCCATGAGGTTGTTACGGGGACTTTCGAGGTTCTCCCCGACGGCGTGACGCCGGTCGATGTCTTCATGAATAACGTCTTTGTCACCTACGAGTGGAGCGTGACCCCGATGACGATTACCGATAACTATGAGATCAAGCTCGAGGCCACCTTCGAAACGCAGGTGCCTGCGCCGGTGCTGACTATAGAGCCGGCTTACCAGAGTCTGGAGCTCGAGATCGGCTCTACGTATATCGGCGAGTACATTGTGAAGAACCACGGCCTGGTAGCCATTGACGATGTGAAGATTACACCGGCATTCGGACCCGGACTGAGTGTAGAGGTGCTCGTGACCGAGCTGCCGAGAATCGGGGCGGGAGAGACCGTAGTCATTCCGTACCGGATTACCGTGAATCCCTTCAAATCGCCCGAGCCGGTCAACCCGTGCAGCGACATACCGGTTCAGATAAATGTGGGCGGCGGCTACTACTGCCTCTTCGGCACCTGGACCGGCAGCGGTGTAACGGCCTCGACGATGGTCAAACCTAAGGACCGATACGATCCCCTCGGGCTTTGCGATACGGAGTGCGACTGGTGCAATTGCCTGGTGCATCCGACAGCGGCCTCACTCTGCAAATGCTTAAAGACCAGAGATATATGTACCTGTTCGGGACTCTTCGGGAATGATGTCGCCGATGCCGTGTGTGATTGTGCCAAGACGTTCGGCGGCGATGCGAATGCCCTGATCGGCTGCGCCGAAAAGGTCGTGGGAGGCGCTGCTATATCCGGGCTTAAGGCTGCCGCCAGTCTGCTCGATGCCTTCAAGAACGGCTTCTCCTGCGGGCTCTGTCTGCAGAAACTGCTGCCCAGCCTTCCGACCTTGTCCACTTCCGCCTCCGGCGGCAGCGGCGGCGGGGGTAGCTGGGGCGGCTACGGATCACCCGGCGGCGGTGGCTTCAGTGTAGGAGGCGGGTGCAGATGA
- a CDS encoding PEP-CTERM sorting domain-containing protein (PEP-CTERM proteins occur, often in large numbers, in the proteomes of bacteria that also encode an exosortase, a predicted intramembrane cysteine proteinase. The presence of a PEP-CTERM domain at a protein's C-terminus predicts cleavage within the sorting domain, followed by covalent anchoring to some some component of the (usually Gram-negative) cell surface. Many PEP-CTERM proteins exhibit an unusual sequence composition that includes large numbers of potential glycosylation sites. Expression of one such protein has been shown restore the ability of a bacterium to form floc, a type of biofilm.), producing MRRVLTTKLFLITVIIMGWLAMSGAVYALPMADLVYQETDIGGGQWQYDYTLFNLSDPGYNLYDVFFLVDSSVTMSIEAFAPDWDGFGGAGFGEIFSLDPGSDILPGASLGGFRFIFDSRVGNIFFEALFTEPTGLEAPLIVPGVTAPAGAPVPEPSTLLMVGAGLSGLWFLKRRR from the coding sequence ATGAGAAGGGTACTAACGACAAAATTGTTCCTGATTACAGTGATCATTATGGGGTGGTTGGCCATGTCCGGTGCGGTCTATGCTCTGCCGATGGCTGATCTCGTCTACCAGGAGACGGATATTGGAGGAGGCCAGTGGCAATACGACTATACGCTATTTAACCTGTCCGACCCCGGATACAATCTTTACGACGTCTTTTTCCTGGTCGATTCCTCGGTCACGATGAGCATTGAAGCGTTTGCGCCTGACTGGGACGGTTTTGGCGGAGCAGGCTTCGGTGAGATATTTTCACTTGACCCCGGCAGTGACATTCTGCCAGGAGCGTCTCTGGGAGGCTTCAGATTTATATTTGACAGCCGGGTGGGGAATATCTTTTTTGAAGCATTATTTACCGAACCGACGGGACTGGAGGCGCCCTTGATTGTCCCGGGTGTGACCGCTCCCGCCGGCGCTCCCGTTCCGGAACCCTCGACCCTGCTGATGGTGGGTGCAGGCCTGTCCGGCTTATGGTTTTTAAAAAGAAGACGATAA
- a CDS encoding thrombospondin type 3 repeat-containing protein, with amino-acid sequence MRHVRVNAITAVVFCLVALVGTPLAEAVEVSVTPSASTAYVGDELLIAVQVDTVSGLGGFQFGFTYDPAILEVAAPPEVNPAFDQQFKKDFDNTAGTGLIASFALNNTAAAGTPLTLATLRFRVKAAGESALSLQKVILGKVGGVEISSTSTAAQVITKQPPPRLTIAVTNPAGGTVIGPNISCPGDCTELYEAGTEVQVEAKAATGYHFAGWSGDLTGTVNPVTILMDAHKSAAALFEKDIYTFTVTRVGSGVIQSTDGLILVNDGTLPVKDFSYEYGSTIVLEATPGAHHLFGGWSGACTGLTGTCTVLMDMPKSVAANFLSDIDGDGLPDRSDNCPNDPNAGQEDMDSDGAGDACDPDIDGDSVLNESDNCPLVANADQASTNGFGYGDACTAIHCVSTAQQLQDALTVAQSNASNDIVKLARATYSVSGNLNSRFSYGADEPYSLVVIGGYESACMSRMVNPVTTVLDGAGLSQSSAGGVLSLVDNGTSPLVDIAVEGVTLQNGNSSSAGGLQIVSGSGILRIKSTIIRNNTAQNHGGLFASTRGGIRLTNSVISGNRAFQSGGGATLSSTQGSITVVNNTITRNTASALGGGIALVLAGETASADVYNSIVWGNSASAGGDLSLENSAGGSITAYNNDFDPGKLSGVFSAEGSNINADPLFIDPANGYHLSSNSPCVNSGDNSAPSRPSLDIDGDARVLSAVVDMGADEMQSYTLTVQKSGAGSGSATSSDGKIDCGMNCAATYAADSPVTLSASAAAGSVFSGWSGGGCSGTDTCSVPMNQDTIVQAEFTRLVDNYRISGSAYNYPETAAYRATFSMDASGPEGASGWLKYYYAKTRMNFVSTAVTSVSVSGTTVTMSGTGTVNGAGGYTFTATVTDGSPDSFGITIRKPDGTLYYSAGARNASGGDLLLQMQ; translated from the coding sequence ATGCGGCACGTTAGGGTGAATGCAATAACTGCCGTTGTGTTCTGCCTTGTGGCTCTCGTCGGCACGCCATTGGCCGAAGCGGTGGAGGTCAGCGTAACTCCTTCAGCTTCTACTGCCTACGTTGGCGATGAGCTCCTCATTGCGGTGCAGGTCGATACAGTTTCCGGCCTTGGAGGATTTCAGTTCGGATTCACCTATGATCCCGCGATTCTTGAGGTCGCCGCTCCGCCTGAAGTCAATCCGGCCTTCGATCAGCAGTTCAAGAAAGACTTCGACAACACAGCCGGAACCGGACTGATCGCCTCGTTTGCACTGAACAACACGGCTGCTGCCGGAACCCCCCTTACCTTGGCTACACTTCGTTTCCGCGTAAAGGCTGCCGGCGAGTCGGCACTATCCCTTCAGAAAGTAATACTGGGCAAAGTCGGCGGGGTCGAGATATCCTCGACTTCAACCGCGGCTCAGGTGATCACCAAACAGCCGCCCCCGCGGCTTACCATTGCGGTCACCAATCCTGCGGGGGGAACGGTCATCGGTCCTAACATCAGCTGCCCCGGCGACTGCACAGAGCTGTATGAAGCCGGTACGGAGGTGCAGGTCGAGGCAAAGGCGGCAACCGGGTACCACTTCGCAGGGTGGTCGGGAGATCTCACCGGCACGGTGAATCCTGTTACGATTCTCATGGACGCGCATAAGTCGGCAGCCGCACTCTTTGAAAAAGATATCTATACATTTACTGTTACCAGAGTCGGCTCCGGTGTAATACAGAGTACCGACGGTCTCATTCTCGTAAATGACGGAACGCTCCCCGTTAAGGACTTTTCCTATGAGTACGGTTCGACTATCGTGCTGGAGGCAACTCCCGGCGCCCATCATCTCTTCGGAGGGTGGTCCGGGGCCTGCACAGGACTAACCGGCACCTGCACGGTTCTTATGGATATGCCCAAATCCGTGGCTGCCAACTTTCTCTCCGACATCGATGGAGACGGTCTTCCCGACCGGTCAGACAACTGTCCCAATGATCCGAATGCAGGACAGGAAGATATGGACAGCGACGGCGCCGGTGACGCCTGTGATCCCGATATCGATGGCGACAGCGTGCTGAACGAGAGCGACAACTGCCCGCTTGTCGCCAATGCTGACCAGGCGAGCACCAATGGGTTCGGTTACGGCGATGCCTGCACCGCCATTCATTGTGTCTCTACAGCGCAGCAGCTCCAGGATGCCCTGACCGTGGCGCAGTCGAATGCAAGCAACGACATCGTTAAGCTTGCCAGGGCAACCTACTCGGTCAGCGGCAACCTCAACAGCCGGTTCTCCTATGGGGCCGATGAACCTTACAGCCTGGTGGTTATCGGCGGCTATGAGAGCGCGTGCATGTCGAGGATGGTCAATCCCGTCACCACTGTTTTGGACGGAGCAGGGTTAAGCCAGAGCAGCGCAGGCGGCGTCCTCTCGCTCGTGGATAACGGAACCTCTCCGCTGGTCGATATAGCGGTAGAGGGAGTTACCCTCCAGAACGGAAACTCCTCCAGCGCGGGCGGCCTCCAGATTGTGTCGGGCAGCGGGATTCTGCGCATCAAGAGTACGATCATCAGAAACAATACCGCACAGAATCACGGCGGGCTCTTCGCCTCTACGAGAGGCGGCATTAGACTGACCAACTCCGTCATTTCAGGAAACAGGGCATTCCAGAGCGGCGGCGGGGCTACCCTCAGCTCGACTCAAGGTTCGATCACAGTGGTAAACAACACTATTACCAGGAATACTGCATCGGCTCTTGGCGGAGGGATCGCGCTTGTTCTGGCCGGCGAGACCGCGTCCGCCGATGTCTACAATAGTATTGTGTGGGGGAACTCGGCCTCTGCCGGCGGAGACCTGTCCCTCGAAAACAGTGCGGGAGGCAGTATTACAGCCTATAATAACGATTTCGATCCGGGCAAGCTCTCGGGGGTTTTCAGCGCTGAAGGCAGCAATATCAATGCCGATCCGCTCTTTATCGATCCGGCAAACGGCTATCATCTCTCGAGCAATTCCCCGTGTGTGAACAGCGGAGACAATTCAGCCCCGTCCCGTCCCTCTCTCGATATCGACGGCGACGCGCGTGTGCTGTCGGCTGTTGTTGATATGGGCGCAGATGAAATGCAGTCCTATACATTGACGGTGCAGAAGAGCGGCGCCGGCAGCGGCTCGGCGACGAGTTCGGATGGAAAGATCGACTGTGGGATGAATTGTGCGGCGACGTACGCAGCGGACAGTCCGGTCACGCTTTCCGCAAGCGCCGCTGCCGGTTCGGTCTTCTCCGGCTGGTCAGGGGGAGGATGCTCCGGCACGGACACCTGTAGCGTACCCATGAATCAAGATACGATCGTACAGGCTGAGTTCACCCGTCTTGTAGATAACTACAGAATTTCAGGGAGCGCCTATAACTACCCCGAGACCGCTGCCTACCGTGCTACGTTCTCTATGGATGCGAGCGGACCTGAAGGAGCTTCAGGGTGGTTGAAATACTATTACGCGAAGACGAGGATGAATTTCGTCAGCACGGCGGTGACGTCGGTTTCCGTTTCGGGCACTACGGTGACGATGAGCGGGACCGGTACGGTCAATGGAGCAGGGGGATACACCTTTACGGCCACCGTGACCGACGGATCGCCTGACAGCTTCGGCATTACCATCCGGAAACCGGATGGCACATTATACTATTCGGCAGGCGCCAGGAATGCGAGCGGCGGCGACCTGCTGCTGCAGATGCAATAA